One genomic segment of Tripterygium wilfordii isolate XIE 37 chromosome 9, ASM1340144v1, whole genome shotgun sequence includes these proteins:
- the LOC120006126 gene encoding uncharacterized protein LOC120006126: MTEGNRMRGSVMSLMIQKKAKSTGSRLRCGTKRRSLEAAVEKLRAKVSEKRVETERMKKRLNHMKAKVKEMEVEQARMLEENKLAIEENVHIQLYVDHMLLAFIYGGA; encoded by the exons GTAATCGCATGAGGGGATCAGTCATGTCACTGATGATACAGAAAAAGGCTAAATCCACTGGATCACGGCTGCGTTGTGGGACAAAGAGAAGGAGCCTTGAG GCTGCAGTCGAGAAGCTGAGAGCCAAGGTTTCAGAGAAGAGAGTAGAAACTGAACGCATGAAGAAGCGGCTTAACCATATGAAAGCCAAAGTGAAAGAGATGGAAGTAGAACAAGCCCGAATGCTCGAAGAGAACAAGCTGGCCATCGAGGAGAACGTCCACATCCAACTCTATGTCGACCACATGCTGCTTGCCTTCATATATGGTGGAGCCTGA